In one Tepidisphaeraceae bacterium genomic region, the following are encoded:
- a CDS encoding recombinase family protein: MKRTIEPQKTIRCAIYTRKSTEEGLQQAFNTLDAQRESAEAYIASQRAEGWTCLPDRYDDGGFTGGNLERPAVQRLMKDIEAGKVDCVIVYKVDHLSRSLLDFAKLMEVFDRHKVAFVSVTQHFNTTHSMGRLTLNVLLSFA; this comes from the coding sequence ATGAAAAGGACCATCGAACCGCAGAAGACGATCCGCTGCGCCATCTACACGCGCAAGAGCACGGAAGAAGGGCTGCAGCAGGCGTTCAACACCCTCGACGCCCAACGTGAAAGTGCCGAAGCCTACATCGCATCCCAGCGGGCCGAGGGCTGGACCTGCCTGCCCGACCGCTACGACGACGGCGGCTTTACCGGCGGGAACTTGGAACGTCCCGCGGTGCAGCGGCTGATGAAGGACATCGAGGCGGGCAAGGTCGACTGCGTAATCGTCTACAAGGTCGACCACCTCAGCCGATCCCTCCTCGACTTCGCCAAGCTCATGGAGGTGTTCGACCGGCACAAGGTCGCCTTCGTCAGCGTGACGCAGCACTTCAACACGACCCACAGCATGGGCCGGCTGACGCTCAACGTCCTGCTCTCCTTCGCC
- a CDS encoding DUF2924 domain-containing protein has protein sequence MSTNVKAELAKLAQMSPAQLRQKYADVFGEPSRSGNKDFLVKRISWRVQSLAEGGLSERAKARAAEIARDADLRTTVPRTPAVPQTVTLPAPPMNRRLPMPGAVLTRQYQGRLIQVTVLPKGFEWDGTVYRSLSAVAKAVTGSHWNGYGFFNLLQGDSK, from the coding sequence ATGAGTACGAACGTGAAGGCCGAACTGGCCAAGCTCGCGCAGATGAGCCCTGCGCAGCTGCGGCAGAAGTACGCCGACGTCTTCGGCGAGCCGTCGCGGTCAGGGAACAAGGACTTCTTGGTCAAGCGCATCAGCTGGCGGGTCCAGTCGCTGGCCGAAGGCGGGCTATCGGAGCGAGCGAAGGCACGGGCGGCGGAGATCGCCCGCGACGCCGACCTCCGCACCACCGTGCCCCGCACGCCCGCTGTACCGCAAACGGTGACGCTCCCGGCCCCGCCGATGAACCGCCGGTTGCCCATGCCCGGCGCCGTCCTCACCCGCCAGTACCAAGGGCGGCTGATCCAAGTGACGGTCCTGCCCAAGGGTTTTGAGTGGGACGGCACCGTCTACCGCAGCCTCAGCGCCGTCGCCAAGGCCGTGACCGGCTCCCACTGGAACGGCTACGGGTTCTTCAACCTCTTACAGGGAGACAGCAAATGA
- a CDS encoding choice-of-anchor tandem repeat NxxGxxAF-containing protein, with the protein MPLLATAQTAFGQVSQHIVAATGDAAPGGGRYGDLSGFRYAINDSGQVAFWATLVDTDAQSAILRSDEASTFEIARNVQQAPGGPGTFSEFAGPLYLNNAGQAAFATSPGRNVYRGDGATPVVRVASSLIYDRYGFNALGQAATYTGETIKRGNGQSATTIVNVGQQTPGGAGTFYGVFGAWMNDAGRVSFFATITDAPGGNEENEGLYHGDGTTLVEVTREGRATPSGVGVYASLLHGQINNAGRTAFGALLRGTNTASDWGLFAVDADGTAHELARTGQAAPGGGSLVYASAHLNSYSHNNAGQMAFTAAISSSVGGNPQQHGLFVSDNGALTEVVRSGSLTPDPTRRFTGIGAGSMAFNDVGDIAFLASIARSDATVWNVPPDTRSALYLYTEGALVEVARTGDPLLGSTINFLTVAPTVGSIGDESSGLNDQGQLAYYARLADGRSVLLMATAVPEPTGIAVVGISAAATLLVRRRRKS; encoded by the coding sequence ATGCCCCTTCTGGCCACAGCGCAGACCGCGTTCGGGCAGGTGTCACAACACATCGTCGCTGCCACGGGCGATGCCGCACCTGGCGGCGGACGATACGGAGACCTGTCAGGCTTCCGCTACGCAATCAATGATAGCGGTCAAGTCGCGTTCTGGGCCACGTTGGTCGACACGGACGCCCAGTCTGCCATCCTTCGGTCCGACGAAGCCAGCACGTTCGAGATCGCGCGAAACGTGCAGCAAGCGCCCGGCGGCCCTGGCACGTTTTCGGAGTTCGCCGGTCCCCTCTACCTCAACAACGCTGGGCAAGCCGCCTTCGCCACGTCTCCCGGGCGCAACGTGTATCGTGGGGACGGAGCGACACCCGTCGTCCGCGTGGCGTCCTCACTGATCTACGATCGCTACGGCTTCAATGCACTGGGCCAGGCCGCCACGTACACCGGCGAGACGATCAAGCGCGGCAACGGTCAGTCGGCCACGACGATCGTCAACGTGGGCCAGCAGACGCCGGGCGGGGCCGGTACTTTCTACGGGGTCTTCGGCGCGTGGATGAACGACGCGGGACGCGTCAGTTTCTTCGCCACCATTACCGATGCCCCAGGTGGCAACGAGGAGAACGAGGGGCTATACCATGGCGACGGCACCACGCTCGTCGAGGTCACCCGTGAGGGACGCGCCACGCCCAGCGGCGTCGGCGTGTACGCTTCGCTATTGCACGGGCAGATCAACAACGCTGGACGGACCGCCTTCGGCGCTTTGCTGCGCGGGACGAACACGGCGAGCGATTGGGGCCTGTTCGCGGTGGACGCCGACGGCACGGCGCACGAGTTGGCACGCACGGGACAGGCCGCGCCGGGCGGCGGGTCGCTCGTCTACGCGTCGGCGCACTTGAACTCGTACTCGCACAACAACGCGGGACAGATGGCGTTCACGGCGGCGATCTCATCGTCGGTTGGCGGCAATCCTCAGCAGCACGGCCTGTTCGTGTCGGATAACGGGGCTCTGACGGAAGTGGTACGCTCCGGCTCGCTGACGCCCGATCCGACGCGGCGCTTCACCGGCATCGGCGCCGGCTCCATGGCCTTCAACGACGTCGGCGACATTGCGTTCCTCGCGTCGATCGCTCGGTCGGACGCGACCGTGTGGAACGTGCCGCCGGACACGCGCAGCGCCCTCTACCTTTACACGGAGGGCGCGCTGGTCGAGGTCGCCCGCACCGGCGATCCGCTGTTGGGCAGCACGATCAACTTCCTGACCGTGGCGCCAACGGTCGGCTCGATCGGCGACGAATCGAGCGGATTAAACGACCAGGGGCAACTGGCCTATTATGCGCGATTGGCCGACGGGCGAAGCGTGCTGCTCATGGCAACGGCCGTTCCCGAACCGACGGGCATCGCGGTGGTGGGCATTTCGGCTGCCGCCACCCTGCTGGTGCGACGTCGACGGAAGTCGTGA
- a CDS encoding VOC family protein, producing MSVKRMDNVGIVVEDLNLVIEFFTELGLELEWRGPIEGNWAGGVTGLRDMRVEIAMLRTPDGHSRLELSRFLAPPVVADHRSAPVNALGYLRVMFTVEDIDDTLARLGNRGAVLVGEVVQYQDAYRLCYIRGPERILIGLAQEIGQRTSR from the coding sequence ATGTCGGTCAAGCGTATGGACAACGTCGGCATCGTGGTCGAGGACCTCAACCTCGTCATCGAGTTCTTCACCGAGCTTGGCCTCGAACTTGAGTGGCGCGGGCCCATCGAAGGTAACTGGGCAGGCGGCGTCACCGGACTGCGCGACATGCGGGTCGAGATTGCCATGCTGCGAACGCCGGACGGTCACAGCCGGCTCGAGTTGTCCCGGTTCCTCGCGCCGCCCGTGGTCGCCGATCACCGCAGCGCCCCGGTGAACGCGCTCGGTTACCTGCGCGTGATGTTCACGGTGGAGGACATCGACGATACGCTCGCCCGGCTCGGCAACCGCGGCGCCGTGCTGGTGGGCGAAGTCGTTCAGTACCAGGACGCGTATCGGCTCTGTTACATCCGGGGCCCCGAGCGGATTCTCATCGGGCTCGCCCAAGAGATCGGGCAGCGGACCTCCAGATGA
- a CDS encoding protein kinase, whose amino-acid sequence MAKRPARRQTSTPTLPLSGSFPHYLSAIARDLSRRYAFGGEAGRGKTGAAYKIVDVHTDRPFCLKTCSPDVTDAAGREQVRETLSTEVKILRPLSHRCLPAIYDAQLKAELPYYVCTYHPGVTFKRFRLEGRKLPLRESTSAIWSLLDVMKYLHNQDRQHCDLHSENVMISPEVFRDGIMVIDFSSGHRGSDSSPDTFNRGNFAFKPVSDQPQAGRRVTRKVTQFEQYDFAGLGMLLAQMKDSFFAGASRQSQSAYVDFCGALRNGDINTWDAIEDRFLTVLDPYRIWTGNADLFTSADGGPQAISLPAGVGVAVGVAPLAVVNTSAFQRLRGIRQLSFCEWFFPGASHTRFEHSLGVFGRAKSAIESLVHDRAFRDLRSVAQIRGFLLAALVHDVGHYPFGHLVEQYAASRLWKSAAAKEAASHSRHSLWLMDNDEELRTAIDEHWGPEARLNARRTLTKQVPVLSELLDGPIDIDKVDYLARDAVHCGVPFGAGLDVSGLHRALRVVHGGHRLGIESAGVPAAEGLMVLQDQMLSSVYWHPTIRGLICMFHGVLANLVSKDEALFNGLVEELKRCTSEDDAIRSVLRPRVDMLPKKKRESVQRLLSPLVRLKFSDIYVPTVTYAPTDPPPEHLPSDNAYRSIVKDFTHTESTAAEPVNWHNVRRLRTAYIAALIEMGQPADDLHVVIDVPYGKSSRQNLIVYSDRTGVEKDITDISHLKETIFTMPATFLSPVRVYLAPEMHAPVSERISRLRQRAEEIFYERRPLNDHADE is encoded by the coding sequence ATGGCTAAACGCCCCGCTCGCCGGCAAACTTCGACGCCTACGCTTCCTCTTTCTGGGAGCTTCCCTCACTATCTCTCCGCGATCGCCAGGGATCTGAGTCGCCGCTACGCGTTCGGGGGTGAGGCCGGGCGAGGAAAGACGGGCGCGGCTTATAAAATCGTCGACGTGCACACGGATCGCCCTTTCTGCCTCAAAACTTGTTCGCCCGACGTGACGGACGCCGCCGGGCGGGAGCAAGTGCGTGAGACGCTCTCCACCGAAGTGAAAATCCTGCGGCCGTTGAGCCATCGCTGCCTGCCGGCCATTTACGATGCCCAACTCAAAGCCGAGTTGCCTTATTACGTTTGCACGTACCACCCCGGCGTGACGTTCAAACGATTCAGGCTCGAAGGTCGGAAGCTTCCACTGCGTGAGTCGACGTCCGCGATCTGGTCGCTCTTGGACGTGATGAAGTACCTCCACAATCAGGATCGGCAGCACTGTGACCTTCATTCCGAGAACGTCATGATCAGCCCTGAGGTGTTCCGGGACGGCATTATGGTGATCGACTTCTCTTCCGGCCACCGCGGTAGTGACAGCTCGCCCGACACGTTCAACCGGGGTAATTTCGCATTCAAGCCAGTTTCCGACCAGCCGCAGGCGGGACGAAGGGTCACCCGCAAGGTGACGCAGTTCGAGCAGTACGATTTCGCGGGCCTCGGCATGCTGCTGGCTCAGATGAAGGACTCCTTCTTCGCCGGCGCATCGCGCCAATCTCAGTCCGCCTACGTCGACTTTTGCGGAGCCCTCCGAAATGGCGATATCAACACATGGGACGCAATTGAGGACCGCTTTCTGACGGTGCTAGACCCGTATCGTATATGGACGGGCAATGCCGATCTCTTTACCTCCGCCGACGGCGGTCCACAGGCAATTTCGCTGCCGGCCGGCGTCGGCGTGGCCGTGGGCGTGGCCCCGCTGGCCGTTGTAAACACGTCCGCGTTCCAGCGGCTTCGGGGTATTCGCCAACTGTCGTTTTGCGAGTGGTTCTTCCCGGGCGCGAGCCACACGCGGTTCGAACACTCCCTCGGTGTGTTCGGCCGGGCGAAGTCGGCAATCGAATCGCTCGTGCACGACCGCGCCTTCCGCGACCTGCGTAGCGTCGCCCAGATCCGCGGCTTTCTACTTGCAGCGCTCGTTCACGACGTCGGTCATTACCCGTTCGGCCACCTCGTGGAACAGTACGCGGCCAGCCGCCTGTGGAAGTCCGCCGCCGCGAAGGAGGCCGCGTCTCACAGCCGCCACTCGCTGTGGCTTATGGATAACGACGAGGAATTACGGACGGCAATCGACGAGCACTGGGGACCGGAAGCGAGACTGAACGCCCGGCGGACGTTGACCAAGCAGGTGCCCGTTCTTTCCGAACTCCTCGACGGCCCGATCGACATCGATAAGGTGGACTATCTCGCCCGCGACGCGGTCCACTGCGGCGTGCCGTTCGGCGCCGGCCTCGACGTCTCCGGACTGCACCGCGCCCTACGCGTGGTCCACGGCGGCCACCGACTCGGGATTGAGTCCGCTGGGGTGCCGGCGGCCGAGGGCCTAATGGTGTTGCAAGATCAGATGTTGTCGTCCGTTTACTGGCACCCCACGATCCGCGGCCTCATATGCATGTTTCATGGCGTGTTGGCCAATTTGGTTAGCAAGGACGAAGCGCTGTTCAACGGGCTGGTCGAGGAACTGAAGCGGTGTACGAGTGAGGACGATGCGATCCGAAGCGTGTTACGCCCCCGTGTGGACATGCTGCCGAAAAAGAAACGCGAATCGGTCCAACGGCTCCTCAGCCCGCTGGTCCGCCTCAAATTTTCGGATATCTACGTCCCAACTGTCACGTACGCGCCGACGGATCCCCCGCCGGAGCACCTGCCGTCGGACAACGCGTACCGGTCGATCGTCAAGGATTTCACGCATACCGAGTCCACCGCTGCCGAGCCGGTTAACTGGCATAACGTACGTCGACTCCGCACGGCCTACATCGCCGCGCTGATCGAGATGGGCCAGCCCGCTGACGACCTCCACGTCGTCATCGACGTCCCGTATGGCAAGTCGTCGCGGCAGAACTTGATCGTGTACAGTGACCGGACCGGGGTCGAGAAAGACATCACGGACATCTCCCATCTAAAGGAGACAATCTTCACCATGCCCGCGACGTTTCTCTCTCCCGTCCGCGTCTATCTCGCCCCGGAAATGCACGCCCCGGTGTCCGAGCGAATCTCTCGATTGCGCCAGCGCGCGGAGGAAATCTTCTACGAACGACGCCCGCTAAACGATCACGCCGACGAGTAG
- a CDS encoding ATPase domain-containing protein, with the protein MAKRFLRDNRSDQFDSGPRQCWSLSPTLYATANVYRQSNSAGISLLIGLPGSRKSGFALQSALDQALSGSKSLLLLSEESVERVSERARRMAGGFSDADANRALKRVAMEAIELEPRHLTVAVQRLVLGANAPHRDVKLVVLDSIQGGGATAGTDAAACRAAVDAARSLQVAGIATILVGHVTKQNLARGPRTLEHAVDVVVHLDRRGGRRTLTVPKNRFGPAVLRRVPLTIDPVTTRLHRARHAATQIVSVNAWLPGHGIVQVQAAATLSSRPSDSPAAEVGRVNVCRGIARDEVRHAARCLATALEWDDVLRDLDLSVLCRPTVMHAGSTTMGSDLLHLPLALAIAGACLCRELPTDLIVVGELDLAGQLMPLPTAFCSAANAAMRANELRGRRMVLPAGDARFLPWNCGCDLYGVSALRAAVGRAWPDLDVDRLSIAS; encoded by the coding sequence ATGGCCAAGAGATTCCTGCGTGACAACCGATCCGACCAGTTCGACTCTGGGCCCAGGCAATGCTGGTCGCTTAGTCCCACCCTGTACGCGACCGCGAACGTGTACAGACAATCCAATTCCGCGGGAATCTCGCTTCTCATTGGCCTACCTGGCAGCCGGAAGTCTGGCTTCGCGCTCCAGTCGGCGTTGGATCAAGCTCTCAGCGGATCCAAATCCCTTTTGCTACTTAGCGAGGAGTCGGTCGAGCGCGTAAGCGAGCGCGCTCGACGCATGGCTGGCGGCTTCAGTGACGCAGACGCCAACCGCGCCTTAAAGCGGGTCGCGATGGAGGCGATCGAGCTCGAACCCCGGCATCTCACCGTCGCCGTGCAGCGGTTGGTCCTCGGCGCGAATGCCCCGCACCGCGACGTGAAGCTGGTCGTCCTCGACAGCATTCAGGGCGGCGGGGCGACCGCGGGGACCGACGCGGCCGCCTGCCGGGCGGCGGTCGACGCGGCTAGGTCCCTGCAGGTGGCGGGCATCGCGACGATCCTCGTCGGCCACGTCACCAAGCAAAACCTCGCCCGGGGGCCGCGCACGCTCGAACACGCCGTGGACGTCGTCGTCCACCTCGACCGCCGCGGCGGGCGCCGGACGCTGACCGTCCCGAAGAATCGGTTCGGACCCGCCGTCCTTCGTCGGGTCCCGCTAACGATCGATCCCGTCACGACGCGTCTCCATCGGGCACGGCACGCCGCGACTCAAATCGTGTCGGTGAACGCGTGGCTTCCGGGTCACGGCATCGTCCAGGTCCAGGCCGCCGCGACGCTATCGTCACGTCCGTCCGATTCGCCGGCAGCGGAGGTGGGGCGCGTCAACGTGTGCCGCGGCATTGCCCGGGACGAGGTCCGGCACGCCGCGCGTTGCCTAGCAACTGCATTGGAGTGGGACGACGTTTTACGCGATCTGGACCTTTCGGTCCTGTGCCGGCCCACCGTCATGCATGCCGGTTCTACGACGATGGGATCCGACCTGCTCCACCTGCCGCTCGCCTTGGCGATCGCGGGCGCTTGCCTGTGTAGAGAGTTGCCGACGGACCTCATCGTCGTCGGAGAACTCGACCTCGCCGGCCAACTCATGCCGCTCCCCACCGCGTTCTGTTCCGCCGCGAACGCCGCGATGCGCGCCAACGAATTGCGCGGCCGTCGGATGGTGCTGCCGGCTGGCGACGCCAGGTTCCTCCCGTGGAACTGCGGCTGTGACTTGTACGGCGTCAGTGCCCTGCGGGCCGCGGTAGGGCGGGCTTGGCCCGACCTCGACGTCGACCGACTTTCTATTGCCAGCTGA
- a CDS encoding DUF3307 domain-containing protein: MSQAWQLAICLISAHVCADFVLQTDRALERKKAGVWGNIEHALIHAVCIVVFLGLHPRSQASILGLAVVSVAITHFLIDWIYKRRAETWSGKLAQLAADQLLHIIVIVVFVVVVARTGLSLCETAWHRLMSVDLYLTILVHVTGTVLAVWTGGVVIGIRMKPFQEGLQPQRDANVISPPLRGFEGAGKLIGQLERFLIFLFVITNQYTALGFLITAKTILRFGEIKTGDTATAESRKEPEYVLIGTLMSVAWAVAIGLLAQMLSARILEPSLQATATATTPSTATIRPETARPSAFTSLPATAPSTTSRPVSSPTTATRDSVPASQ; this comes from the coding sequence GTGAGTCAAGCGTGGCAGCTGGCAATATGTCTGATAAGTGCTCACGTCTGCGCAGACTTTGTCCTGCAGACTGACCGGGCGTTGGAACGCAAGAAAGCCGGCGTCTGGGGAAATATCGAACATGCACTGATCCACGCGGTATGCATCGTCGTCTTCCTAGGCTTGCACCCTCGTTCGCAAGCGTCAATCCTTGGGCTCGCCGTGGTCAGCGTCGCCATCACCCACTTCCTGATTGATTGGATATATAAACGGCGAGCCGAGACGTGGTCGGGAAAACTGGCTCAACTAGCGGCGGATCAGCTGCTGCACATCATCGTCATCGTTGTTTTCGTCGTGGTTGTCGCACGAACGGGTCTCAGCCTATGCGAGACGGCGTGGCACCGCCTTATGTCCGTGGACCTGTACCTAACGATCCTCGTCCACGTGACCGGGACGGTCTTGGCCGTCTGGACCGGTGGCGTGGTCATCGGAATCCGGATGAAGCCGTTTCAAGAGGGGCTACAGCCGCAGCGAGACGCGAATGTTATTTCACCGCCACTGCGGGGCTTTGAGGGAGCTGGAAAGCTGATTGGGCAACTCGAGCGTTTCCTGATCTTCTTATTCGTCATCACAAATCAGTACACGGCACTCGGCTTTTTGATCACTGCCAAGACCATCCTCCGCTTCGGCGAAATAAAAACGGGCGACACTGCCACTGCCGAATCCCGCAAAGAACCCGAATACGTCCTGATCGGAACATTGATGAGCGTCGCATGGGCCGTCGCCATCGGCCTACTCGCGCAGATGCTCTCGGCCAGAATTTTGGAACCCTCGTTACAGGCTACGGCGACTGCGACGACGCCCTCTACGGCCACTATCCGGCCCGAAACAGCACGGCCGTCAGCCTTCACCTCCCTTCCGGCAACGGCGCCGTCAACGACGTCGCGACCCGTGTCATCGCCGACGACAGCGACGCGGGACTCGGTTCCAGCCTCTCAATGA